A genomic stretch from Candidatus Eisenbacteria bacterium includes:
- a CDS encoding zf-HC2 domain-containing protein codes for MKPAPVHIDTKIESFLDKELSPAENDAVQEHCATCPVCERLLKEQIAVRKMLAGVTGSEPIRPMWNGVRERLIKSEPQRLKSAFALGATAAAVGVCVGLFVGSLQTHAPEMESSNLWSNVGSTITGETDELLPSLYLNTSDEEGS; via the coding sequence ATGAAACCTGCCCCTGTTCATATTGATACAAAAATTGAATCCTTCTTGGATAAAGAACTCTCCCCGGCTGAGAATGACGCCGTACAGGAGCATTGTGCCACCTGTCCGGTTTGTGAACGCTTATTGAAAGAGCAGATCGCGGTGCGCAAGATGCTGGCCGGTGTCACAGGAAGCGAGCCGATTCGCCCGATGTGGAACGGCGTTCGCGAACGGCTCATTAAATCTGAACCGCAGCGGCTCAAATCCGCCTTTGCTCTCGGCGCAACAGCGGCCGCGGTCGGAGTTTGTGTAGGGCTTTTCGTTGGATCATTGCAGACACACGCACCGGAGATGGAGTCATCGAATCTCTGGTCTAATGTCGGATCGACAATAACCGGCGAGACAGATGAGTTACTCCCGTCGCTCTATCTCAACACGTCGGATGAAGAAGGGAGCTGA